In the Arthrobacter zhaoxinii genome, one interval contains:
- the araB gene encoding ribulokinase, whose protein sequence is MSQTGSAPAYVVGIDYGTLSGRAVVVRVHDGAEMGSAVHAYRHGVMDSVLAATSEALPPDWALQVPADYVEVLQQAVPAALRAAGVAPESVIGVGTDFTACTMVPVTADGTPLNELPGLSTRPHAYVKLWRHHAAQAQADRINRVAEERGETWLPRYGGLISSEWEFAKGLELLEEDPELYRLMDHWVEAADWIVWQLTGTYVRNACSAGYKGILQDGAYPDRGFLAALNPDFAGFVEEKLEHPIGSLGSAAGTLSAEAAAWTGLPAGIPVAVGNVDAHVCAPAAGAASPGQMVAIMGTSTCHVMSAEVQREVPGMCGVVDGGIVDGLYGYEAGQSGVGDIFGWFTAHFVPPEVTEEAAVRGLSVHELLTEQASREEVGAHGLLALDWQSGNRSVLVDHELSGLLVGLTLATRPHEAYRALLEATAFGTRKIVETFAASGVPVTEFIAAGGLVKNKFLMQVYADVLDMPISVIGSDQGPALGSAIHAAVAAGAYPDVRAAAAAMGRVQQKAYLPDPARALTYTQLYEEYETLHDYFGRGGNDVMRRLKALRRSARKVREVSA, encoded by the coding sequence GTGAGTCAGACCGGCAGTGCGCCCGCCTATGTGGTGGGCATCGATTACGGCACTCTTTCCGGCCGCGCCGTCGTAGTGCGGGTGCATGACGGAGCGGAGATGGGCTCCGCGGTCCATGCCTACCGGCACGGGGTCATGGATTCGGTCCTGGCCGCCACTTCGGAAGCGCTGCCGCCCGACTGGGCGCTGCAGGTGCCGGCGGACTACGTCGAAGTCCTGCAGCAGGCGGTGCCGGCCGCACTGCGGGCCGCCGGCGTTGCCCCGGAGTCCGTCATCGGCGTGGGAACCGATTTCACTGCCTGCACCATGGTCCCTGTGACAGCGGACGGCACGCCCCTGAACGAGCTGCCCGGGCTGTCAACGCGTCCGCATGCCTACGTGAAACTCTGGCGCCACCACGCCGCCCAGGCACAGGCAGACCGCATCAACCGCGTAGCTGAAGAGCGCGGGGAAACCTGGCTGCCCCGCTACGGCGGGCTGATTTCCAGCGAATGGGAATTCGCGAAGGGGCTTGAGCTGCTGGAAGAGGATCCCGAACTTTACCGGCTGATGGACCACTGGGTGGAGGCCGCCGACTGGATTGTCTGGCAGCTCACCGGCACCTACGTACGCAACGCCTGCTCGGCGGGCTACAAGGGAATCCTGCAGGACGGGGCATATCCGGACCGCGGCTTCCTGGCCGCACTGAACCCGGATTTCGCCGGCTTTGTTGAAGAGAAACTGGAGCATCCAATCGGGAGCCTCGGCTCGGCAGCGGGAACACTCAGCGCTGAAGCCGCGGCCTGGACGGGTCTGCCGGCAGGCATTCCGGTTGCCGTGGGCAACGTGGATGCCCACGTCTGCGCCCCTGCTGCGGGGGCGGCGTCACCCGGGCAGATGGTGGCGATCATGGGTACCTCCACCTGCCACGTGATGAGCGCGGAGGTCCAGCGGGAGGTCCCGGGGATGTGCGGCGTGGTGGACGGCGGCATTGTCGACGGCCTCTACGGCTACGAAGCCGGACAGTCAGGCGTAGGTGACATTTTCGGCTGGTTCACCGCACATTTCGTACCGCCGGAAGTGACCGAAGAGGCCGCGGTGCGCGGACTGAGCGTGCATGAACTGCTGACCGAGCAGGCGAGCCGGGAAGAGGTAGGCGCCCACGGGCTCCTGGCCCTGGACTGGCAGTCCGGCAACCGCTCAGTGCTCGTGGACCATGAACTGTCCGGGCTGCTGGTGGGGCTCACCCTCGCCACCCGGCCGCACGAGGCTTACCGGGCGCTGCTCGAAGCCACCGCCTTCGGCACCCGCAAGATTGTTGAAACCTTTGCAGCCTCCGGCGTTCCGGTGACGGAGTTCATCGCTGCCGGCGGACTGGTGAAGAACAAATTCCTGATGCAGGTCTACGCCGATGTCCTGGACATGCCCATCTCCGTTATCGGCAGTGACCAAGGCCCGGCGCTCGGCTCGGCCATCCATGCAGCCGTAGCGGCCGGCGCTTACCCGGACGTGCGGGCAGCCGCTGCCGCCATGGGCCGGGTGCAGCAGAAGGCGTACCTTCCGGACCCCGCCCGTGCCCTGACCTACACGCAGTTGTACGAGGAATACGAGACCCTGCATGACTACTTCGGGCGCGGCGGCAATGACGTCATGCGGCGGCTGAAAGCGCTGCGTCGGTCCGCCCGTAAGGTCCGCGAGGTGTCCGCATGA
- the mmsB gene encoding multiple monosaccharide ABC transporter permease, giving the protein MVSTLAGEDPALGTRSPKNSPLGDAARFLTSRLRQIGIFLALLVIVTLFQVLTGGALLQPDNVANIIVQNSYILLLAIGMVMIIVAGHIDLSVGSVAAFVGAMSGIMIRDWGMPWWAALGLSLVVGALVGAWQGFWVAYVGIPAFIVTLAGMLVFRGLTQIILGNQRITGFPEEYRQLGGGSLFPGLFPPETNLLDWTTVGLGVLATALLVISQLRGRNARMKLNLDDEPRAWFLTRLVFSAVIMLGLTYLLASSRGGTPIVLVVLGILVVAYSAVMNRSVFGRHVYARGGNLQAAHLSGVNTKRVDFMLFVNMGVLAALAGLIFTGRLNSAGPGAGNLFELDAIAAAFIGGAAVTGGVGTIVGAITGGLIMGVLNNGMSLLGVGIDYQQFIKGLVLLLAVGFDVFNKRKASNALK; this is encoded by the coding sequence ATGGTTTCCACTCTCGCCGGCGAGGATCCGGCTCTCGGCACCAGGAGCCCCAAAAACTCCCCGCTGGGGGACGCGGCGCGCTTCCTGACCAGCAGGCTGCGCCAGATCGGCATCTTCCTCGCACTGCTGGTCATCGTGACCCTGTTCCAGGTGCTGACCGGCGGCGCCCTGCTCCAGCCGGATAATGTGGCCAATATCATTGTGCAGAACAGCTACATCCTGCTGCTGGCCATCGGCATGGTCATGATCATCGTGGCCGGGCACATCGACCTTTCGGTCGGGTCGGTGGCGGCTTTTGTCGGCGCCATGTCCGGCATCATGATCCGTGACTGGGGCATGCCCTGGTGGGCTGCACTGGGACTCTCCCTGGTGGTGGGTGCCCTGGTGGGCGCCTGGCAGGGCTTCTGGGTTGCCTACGTCGGTATCCCCGCCTTCATCGTCACGCTGGCTGGCATGCTCGTCTTCCGCGGCCTGACGCAGATTATCCTGGGCAACCAGCGGATCACCGGCTTCCCCGAGGAGTACCGCCAGCTTGGCGGCGGCTCCCTCTTCCCGGGGCTGTTCCCGCCGGAGACCAACCTCCTGGACTGGACCACCGTGGGACTGGGCGTGCTGGCCACCGCACTGCTGGTGATCAGCCAGCTGCGCGGCCGAAACGCCCGGATGAAACTGAACCTGGATGATGAGCCCCGGGCCTGGTTCCTCACCCGGCTGGTCTTCAGTGCCGTGATTATGCTTGGGCTCACCTATCTGCTCGCCAGTTCCCGGGGCGGCACGCCGATTGTGCTGGTGGTGCTGGGGATCCTGGTGGTGGCCTACAGCGCCGTGATGAACCGCTCCGTGTTCGGCCGGCACGTCTACGCCCGGGGAGGGAACCTGCAGGCCGCCCATCTTTCGGGCGTCAACACCAAACGCGTCGACTTCATGCTGTTCGTCAACATGGGCGTGCTGGCGGCCCTGGCCGGACTCATTTTCACCGGCCGCTTGAACTCCGCCGGCCCCGGGGCGGGCAACCTCTTTGAACTCGATGCCATCGCCGCAGCCTTCATTGGCGGGGCAGCCGTCACCGGCGGTGTCGGAACGATCGTGGGGGCCATCACTGGCGGTCTGATCATGGGTGTGCTGAACAACGGCATGTCGCTCCTGGGGGTGGGGATCGACTACCAGCAGTTCATCAAGGGGCTCGTCCTTCTCCTTGCCGTGGGCTTTGACGTCTTCAACAAGCGCAAGGCTTCCAATGCGCTGAAATAA
- a CDS encoding L-ribulose-5-phosphate 4-epimerase — protein sequence MSGHASVEERVDQVRADVAGLHAELVRYGLVAWTAGNVSGRVPGTEFFVIKPSGVAYEDLTAGNMILCTLDGTPVPGTSGAELASSSDTAAHAYVYRHMPDVGGVVHTHSTYATAWAARGEPVPCVLTAMADEFGGEIPVGPFAVIGDDSIGRGIVSTLTGHRSRAVLMRNHGPFTVGRDARDAVKAAVMLEDVARTVHLSRQLGEPVPLDPGHIDALFHRYQNVYGQPAAAPSASAAEAPTTSRSA from the coding sequence ATGAGCGGCCACGCTTCCGTCGAGGAACGGGTGGACCAGGTCCGGGCTGACGTGGCCGGCCTGCACGCCGAACTGGTCCGGTACGGGCTGGTGGCCTGGACTGCCGGCAATGTCTCCGGGCGCGTTCCGGGCACCGAATTCTTTGTCATCAAGCCCAGCGGTGTGGCCTACGAGGACCTCACCGCCGGGAACATGATCCTGTGCACCCTGGACGGCACCCCCGTGCCCGGTACATCCGGCGCGGAGCTGGCATCCTCCAGTGACACGGCCGCGCACGCCTATGTGTACCGGCACATGCCCGACGTCGGGGGAGTGGTTCACACGCACTCGACCTATGCCACGGCCTGGGCGGCGCGGGGCGAACCCGTGCCCTGCGTTCTGACGGCCATGGCCGACGAATTCGGCGGCGAGATCCCGGTGGGTCCGTTCGCCGTCATCGGCGACGACTCGATCGGGCGGGGCATCGTGTCCACCTTGACGGGCCACCGGTCCCGGGCCGTCCTGATGCGCAACCACGGCCCGTTCACCGTGGGCCGGGACGCCCGTGACGCAGTCAAGGCGGCGGTCATGCTCGAGGATGTCGCCCGCACCGTCCATCTCTCCCGGCAACTCGGCGAGCCGGTGCCCCTCGACCCTGGGCACATTGACGCCCTGTTCCACCGATACCAGAACGTCTACGGCCAGCCGGCCGCTGCACCGTCCGCATCAGCGGCAGAGGCCCCAACAACATCCAGGAGCGCATGA
- the araA gene encoding L-arabinose isomerase: MSPLDTSLEPYEVWFLTGSQNLYGEDTLRQVAEQSQAIVGMLESAGLPVRIAWKPTLTDAGSIRTAALEANADPRVIGVIAWMHTFSPAKMWISGLDALRKPLLHLHTQINVALPWGEIDFDFMNLNQAAHGDREFGYIATRLDVPRKTVVGHVSAPEVIGQIESWQRACAGRAAIQDLRIARFGDNMRNVAVTEGDKTEAELQFGVSVNSWGVNDLVAVVDAQPDDAVDKLVAEYEELYDVAPELRRGGGRHESLRYGARQELGLLQFMEEGGFGAFTTNFEDLGGLRQLPGLAVQRLMSHGYGFGAEGDWKTAMLVRAAKVMGAGLPGGASLMEDYTYHLVPGEEKILGAHMLEICPSLTTRKPSLEIHPLGIGDREDPVRLVFDTDPGPGVVVAMSDMRDRFRLTANIVDVVPPDAPLPHLPVARAVWQPQPDLATSAAAWLTAGAAHHTVLSTAIGADVVTDFAEMAGVELLLIDSATTLRAFQREVRWNAAYYRLASKL, from the coding sequence TTGAGCCCGCTAGATACTTCCCTTGAACCGTACGAGGTCTGGTTCCTCACCGGCAGCCAGAATCTTTACGGTGAAGACACCCTTCGCCAGGTTGCCGAGCAGTCACAGGCAATCGTCGGGATGCTCGAGTCCGCCGGGCTGCCGGTCCGGATCGCCTGGAAGCCCACCCTGACCGACGCCGGCTCCATCCGCACCGCAGCGCTGGAGGCCAACGCGGACCCCCGCGTCATCGGCGTGATCGCGTGGATGCACACCTTCAGTCCCGCCAAGATGTGGATCAGCGGCCTGGACGCGCTGCGTAAGCCGCTGCTGCACCTGCACACCCAGATCAACGTCGCCCTGCCGTGGGGTGAAATCGATTTCGACTTCATGAACCTCAACCAGGCTGCGCATGGAGACCGGGAGTTCGGCTACATCGCCACCCGCCTCGACGTTCCGCGCAAGACCGTCGTCGGCCACGTCTCCGCCCCGGAGGTCATCGGCCAGATTGAATCCTGGCAGCGGGCCTGCGCAGGACGGGCTGCCATCCAGGACCTGCGGATCGCCCGTTTCGGCGACAACATGCGCAATGTCGCCGTGACCGAGGGGGACAAGACCGAAGCCGAGCTGCAGTTCGGCGTCTCCGTCAACAGCTGGGGGGTCAATGACCTGGTGGCCGTGGTGGACGCCCAGCCCGACGACGCCGTGGACAAGCTCGTGGCCGAATACGAAGAGCTCTACGACGTGGCACCGGAACTGCGGCGCGGCGGCGGACGGCACGAGTCACTGAGGTACGGAGCGCGCCAGGAGCTTGGTCTTCTGCAGTTCATGGAAGAAGGCGGCTTCGGTGCCTTCACCACGAACTTCGAGGATCTCGGCGGGCTGCGGCAGCTGCCCGGGCTGGCCGTGCAGCGGCTGATGTCGCACGGCTACGGGTTCGGCGCCGAGGGTGACTGGAAGACCGCCATGCTGGTACGCGCCGCGAAGGTCATGGGTGCCGGGCTGCCCGGCGGTGCCTCCCTCATGGAGGACTACACCTACCACCTGGTCCCGGGCGAGGAGAAGATCCTCGGCGCGCACATGCTCGAAATCTGCCCCAGCCTGACTACGCGGAAACCCTCCCTTGAAATCCACCCGCTGGGCATCGGGGACAGGGAAGACCCGGTCCGCCTGGTGTTCGACACTGATCCGGGCCCCGGCGTCGTCGTTGCCATGTCCGACATGCGCGACAGGTTTCGGCTCACTGCCAACATTGTGGACGTGGTGCCGCCGGATGCTCCGCTGCCGCACCTTCCGGTGGCCCGTGCAGTGTGGCAGCCGCAGCCGGACCTCGCGACGTCTGCGGCCGCGTGGCTCACGGCCGGCGCGGCCCACCACACGGTGCTCAGCACCGCCATCGGCGCAGACGTGGTCACGGACTTCGCCGAGATGGCCGGCGTCGAACTGCTGCTCATCGACTCAGCCACCACCCTGCGGGCGTTCCAGCGCGAAGTGCGTTGGAACGCCGCCTACTACCGACTCGCCTCCAAGCTATGA
- a CDS encoding LacI family DNA-binding transcriptional regulator — translation MAYEGGTSPAGLRRAPNIRDVAAAAGVSHQTVSRVINGHANLRETTRQRVLDAMEELQFRPNRAARALVTKESRIIGALVASGAEYGPTATLQAVQTAANAAGYVVDPAHIDKADHRSIEAALDRLMSHAVEGLVLLAPQSRTLEVIEKLSIRIPFVTVHSLHSEDHRMSVDQLAGARLATRHLLELGHRRVVHVPGPEEWVETEARRQGYLEEMAEWGLEPAIVPAGEWTADSGYRVGLELRQERRFSAVVCGNDHIALGLVHAYADVGLRVPEDLSVVGFDDVPEAAHFLPPLTTIRQDFPELGRRCVAVLLAELRGEAPVAMGDVAPRLIQRASAVAPAVVPWAAAPPV, via the coding sequence ATGGCTTATGAGGGTGGTACGAGTCCCGCAGGCCTTCGGCGCGCCCCGAATATCCGTGATGTCGCAGCTGCTGCGGGGGTTTCCCACCAGACTGTTTCCCGGGTGATCAACGGACACGCGAACCTCCGCGAGACCACCCGCCAGCGGGTGCTTGACGCCATGGAGGAGCTGCAGTTCCGCCCCAACCGCGCCGCCCGGGCCCTGGTCACCAAGGAATCCCGCATCATTGGCGCCCTGGTCGCTTCCGGGGCCGAATACGGGCCGACGGCGACCCTGCAGGCAGTCCAGACGGCCGCCAATGCGGCCGGTTACGTTGTGGACCCCGCCCACATCGACAAGGCGGACCACCGGTCCATCGAAGCCGCATTGGATCGCTTGATGAGCCACGCAGTGGAGGGCCTGGTGCTGCTGGCACCGCAGTCCCGGACCCTGGAGGTGATCGAGAAGCTGTCCATCCGGATCCCGTTCGTCACGGTGCATTCCCTGCACAGCGAGGATCACCGCATGTCCGTGGACCAGCTGGCCGGGGCGCGGCTGGCCACCCGGCACCTGCTGGAACTGGGACACCGCCGCGTGGTGCATGTACCCGGACCCGAAGAATGGGTGGAAACCGAGGCCCGCCGGCAGGGGTACCTGGAAGAGATGGCGGAGTGGGGTCTGGAGCCGGCCATCGTCCCTGCCGGGGAATGGACGGCAGATTCCGGGTACCGGGTGGGGCTGGAACTGCGGCAGGAACGCCGGTTCAGCGCCGTGGTCTGCGGTAACGACCACATTGCCCTTGGCCTTGTGCATGCCTACGCCGACGTCGGGCTGCGGGTGCCTGAGGACCTCAGCGTGGTGGGTTTCGACGACGTGCCCGAAGCCGCGCATTTCCTGCCGCCGCTGACTACCATCCGGCAGGACTTTCCGGAGCTGGGCCGGCGCTGTGTGGCCGTGCTGCTGGCGGAACTGCGCGGTGAAGCCCCGGTGGCAATGGGGGACGTGGCCCCCCGGCTTATCCAACGCGCCTCGGCGGTCGCTCCGGCGGTTGTTCCCTGGGCGGCGGCTCCGCCGGTCTGA
- the chvE gene encoding multiple monosaccharide ABC transporter substrate-binding protein, with translation MALTLKQTLIGGVSLTLALSLGACSGNRGGGDAGEGSNEGAKIGVAMPTQQSERWIADGENVKSQLEELGYEVDLQYANDDIPTQVSQIENMINGGAEALVIASIDGTTLTGVLETAESQDIPVIAYDRLINESDTVDYYTTFDNYEVGVQQGTSLLTGLGILDEAGAETGEKGPFNVELFAGSPDDNNATFFWDGAMDTLQPYLDNGTLKVPSGQTEFEQAAILRWLPDTAQDRMEDLLTIGGGAQLDGVLSPYDGLSIGIISALRSGGYSGENLPVITGQDAEVGSVQSIMADEQYSTIFKDVRELGERAVLMVDSLMKGEDPEVNDEETYDNGVKVVPAYLLESEIVTKDNYEETLVDSGYYEASDLE, from the coding sequence ATGGCACTGACCCTGAAACAAACCCTCATTGGGGGAGTATCCCTGACGCTCGCGCTGAGCCTCGGCGCCTGCTCAGGCAACCGCGGCGGGGGTGACGCCGGCGAAGGCTCCAACGAGGGTGCCAAAATCGGCGTGGCCATGCCGACGCAGCAGTCCGAACGGTGGATTGCCGACGGCGAGAACGTGAAGTCGCAGCTCGAGGAACTCGGCTACGAGGTGGACCTGCAGTACGCGAACGACGACATCCCCACCCAGGTTTCGCAGATCGAAAACATGATCAACGGCGGGGCCGAGGCCCTGGTGATCGCCTCCATCGACGGCACGACGCTGACCGGGGTGCTGGAGACGGCCGAATCCCAGGACATACCCGTCATCGCCTATGACCGCCTCATCAACGAGTCGGACACCGTTGACTACTACACCACCTTCGACAACTACGAGGTAGGTGTGCAGCAGGGCACCTCGCTGCTCACCGGGCTGGGAATCCTCGACGAGGCCGGCGCGGAAACCGGCGAAAAGGGCCCGTTCAACGTGGAACTGTTCGCCGGCAGCCCCGATGACAACAACGCCACGTTCTTCTGGGACGGCGCCATGGACACCCTCCAGCCCTACCTGGACAACGGCACCCTGAAGGTGCCCAGCGGCCAGACCGAATTCGAGCAGGCCGCCATCCTCCGCTGGCTGCCGGACACCGCCCAGGACCGTATGGAAGACCTCCTGACAATAGGCGGCGGCGCGCAGCTCGACGGCGTGCTGTCCCCGTATGACGGATTGTCCATCGGCATCATCTCCGCCCTCCGTTCCGGCGGTTACTCCGGGGAAAACCTGCCGGTCATCACCGGCCAGGACGCGGAAGTCGGATCGGTGCAGTCCATCATGGCCGACGAGCAGTACTCCACGATCTTCAAGGACGTGCGCGAACTCGGCGAACGTGCCGTCCTGATGGTCGATTCCCTGATGAAGGGCGAGGACCCGGAGGTCAACGACGAGGAGACCTATGACAACGGCGTGAAGGTTGTTCCCGCCTACCTGCTCGAATCGGAGATTGTCACCAAGGACAACTACGAGGAAACCCTCGTGGACAGCGGCTACTACGAGGCCTCGGACCTCGAATAA
- the mmsA gene encoding multiple monosaccharide ABC transporter ATP-binding protein, protein MMGITKSFPGVKALQDVTLAVARGEVHAVCGENGAGKSTLMKVLSGVYPHGTYDGEILLDSEPVSFRDIKDSERSGIVIIHQELALSPYLSVAENIFLGNERAARGFINWNETNVRAAELLRRVGLDLNPVTPAGDIGVGKQQLVEIAKALSKDVKLLILDEPTAALNDEDSQHLLGLVRGLREDGITCIIISHKLNEIRAIADSVTILRDGQTIETLSLQEDSVTEERIIKGMVGRELTNRYPDRTPDIGEEVLRVEDWTVHHPREHARTVIHNAHLTVRAGEIVGIAGLMGAGRTELAMSIFGRSYGSNISGKLYKNGREITARTVQEAIRHGIAYATEDRKRYGLNLIEDIKRNISASALTKLATRGWVDGGRETVVAQDYKSSMNIKAPSVAAVTGKLSGGNQQKVVLSKWMFADPDVLILDEPTRGIDVGAKYEIYTIINKLAAQGKAVVVISSELPELLGICDRIYTLAQGRITAEVPIAEATPERLMQYMTQEKE, encoded by the coding sequence ATGATGGGGATCACGAAATCCTTCCCCGGGGTCAAGGCGTTGCAGGACGTCACCCTGGCCGTTGCCCGCGGAGAAGTCCACGCGGTGTGCGGAGAGAACGGTGCCGGCAAATCGACCCTCATGAAAGTCCTCTCGGGTGTCTACCCGCACGGGACCTACGACGGCGAGATCCTGCTGGACAGCGAACCGGTCTCCTTCCGCGACATCAAGGACAGCGAACGCAGCGGCATTGTGATCATCCACCAGGAACTGGCACTTTCCCCCTACCTCTCGGTGGCCGAGAACATTTTCCTAGGCAACGAACGTGCGGCCCGGGGATTCATCAACTGGAACGAGACCAACGTCCGTGCCGCCGAACTGCTCCGGCGGGTGGGGCTGGACCTCAATCCGGTGACCCCGGCCGGGGACATCGGCGTCGGAAAGCAGCAGTTGGTGGAGATCGCCAAGGCGCTGTCCAAGGACGTGAAGCTGCTGATCCTCGACGAGCCGACGGCCGCCCTCAATGACGAAGACTCACAGCATCTGCTGGGCCTGGTCCGCGGCCTGCGCGAGGACGGCATCACCTGCATCATCATCAGTCACAAGCTGAACGAGATCAGGGCGATTGCGGACTCCGTCACCATCCTGCGTGACGGACAGACCATCGAAACCCTCAGCCTGCAGGAGGACTCCGTAACCGAGGAGCGGATCATCAAGGGCATGGTGGGACGCGAGCTCACCAACCGCTACCCGGACCGGACACCCGACATCGGCGAGGAAGTGCTCCGCGTGGAGGACTGGACGGTCCATCACCCCCGGGAGCATGCCCGCACCGTGATCCACAACGCTCACCTGACCGTCCGCGCCGGAGAAATCGTCGGAATCGCGGGCCTGATGGGTGCGGGCCGCACCGAACTGGCCATGAGTATCTTCGGGCGCAGCTACGGATCCAACATCAGCGGAAAGCTGTACAAAAACGGCAGGGAAATCACTGCCCGGACGGTGCAGGAAGCCATCCGCCATGGCATCGCCTATGCCACGGAGGACCGCAAGCGGTACGGCCTGAACCTCATCGAAGACATCAAACGGAACATCTCCGCCTCCGCCCTGACAAAACTCGCCACCAGGGGCTGGGTCGACGGCGGCCGCGAAACCGTGGTGGCGCAGGACTACAAGAGCAGCATGAACATCAAGGCACCCTCCGTCGCGGCGGTCACGGGCAAGCTGTCCGGCGGAAACCAGCAGAAAGTGGTGCTGTCCAAATGGATGTTCGCCGACCCGGACGTTTTGATCCTTGATGAACCAACCCGCGGCATCGACGTGGGTGCAAAGTACGAGATCTACACGATTATCAACAAGCTGGCAGCGCAGGGCAAAGCGGTGGTGGTCATCTCCTCGGAACTCCCGGAGCTCCTCGGGATCTGTGACCGCATCTACACGCTGGCACAGGGCAGGATCACCGCGGAGGTCCCGATAGCCGAGGCCACCCCCGAACGACTTATGCAGTACATGACCCAGGAAAAGGAATAA